The genomic region AGGCGGTGATGTCGGGGATGGGCTCGTCCTCGGTGCGGCCGAAGACCTGGCGCAGCTCGGCCATGATGTCCGGGTTGTCCGGCTCGGCGCGGCGGTAGAAGTCGGTGTGATCGGCCGGCTGCCGCGGCCACAGCGTCACGCGCCGGCCGACGAGGGACGTCAGCCGCACTGCCGCCTCGGGGTCGTTGCTGCGCAGGCGCGCGCCGTCGGGGAAGGTGATCTCCGCCGGCGGGACGTGGGTGGCGTCGGGCTCGATCGGGTACCTGGCCGTGCAGCGCAGGAGGCCGGGCAGCTTCTTGGCGCCGCGGATCTCGCCCTTCACCTCGTCGCGCACGGCCCAGCCGCGGTCGCCGGGCAATCCCTGGGGGCCGACGACGGTCGCGGCGATCTGCTCGCCGCCCATGGACTTCACCGGATAGCGCCACAGCTCCTTCACCGAGCCGATGCGTTCCATGGTCCCCCTGTGGCACGGGTCGGCGGGCGGTGCTAGCGCCGGAGCGGCGTGCACCGCGAGCCCACGATCCTGCACGCCGACATGGACGCGTTCTATGCGGCGGTCGAGCAGCGCGATCATTCGGAGCTGCGCGGGCGGCCCGTGATCGTGGGCGGCGGCTCCGTACGCGGCGTCGTGGCGGCGTGCTCGTACGAAGCGCGCGTCTTCGGCGTGCGCTCGGCGATGCCGGCGGTGCAGGCGCGCAAGCTCTGTCCCGACGCCGTCTTCGTGCGCGGCGACATGGCCAAGTATCGCCGCATCGGCGCGCAGGTGCGGCGGCTCTTCGAGGAGGTGAGCCCACTCGTCGAGCCGCTGTCGATCGACGAGGCCTTCATCGACGCGACCGGCTCGGTGGCGCTGCTCGGCCCGCCGCGGACCATCGCCGAGCGCCTGCGTGCTCGGGTGCGCGCCGAGACCGGGCTCGCGGTGTCGGTCGGCATCGGGCCGGGAAAGATGGTCGCGAAGATCGCGAGCGACCTCGCCAAGCCCGACGGCCTGCTCGAGGTGCCGGCGGCGGCCGTCGCCGCGTTCCTCGGCCCGCTGCCGGTGGCGCGCCTCTTCGGCGTCGGTGCGGTGATGCAGGCGGCGCTCGCCCGTGCCGGCATCGCCACCATCGGCGACCTCGCCCGTGCCGACGCCGTGCGGCTCGCCGCCCGGATCGGGCCGATGGCCGAGGCGCTGGTCGCGCTCGCACGGGGCGACGACACCCGCGTCGTCGAGGCCGACCGCGCCGCGAAGTCGTACGGCGAGGAGGGCACGTTCGAGCGCGACGTGCGCGACGATCGCCTCGCCCGCGGCGCGATCATCGCGCACGCCGAGGCCGTCGCACGCCGCCTGCGCCACGACGGCGTGCGCGCCGGCACGGTCGTCCTCAAGGTGAAGCTCGCGACGCCGCTCGGCGGCGGCCGCTTCCCGCTCTTCACGCGGCAGACGGCGCTCGACGAGCCGAGCGACGACGGCAAGGTGCTGTCCGATGCCGCGCTCGCGCTGTGGACGCGGCACCGTCCACACGAGGCCGTGCGGCTGCTCGGCGTCACCGGCGCCGGGATCGTCGGCGCCGTGTCCGCGGGCCAGCTCGGCCTCTTCCCCGACCCGACGCGCCGCCGCCGTGCGGCGCTCAACGGCGCGCTCGACCGCCTCGCCGACCGCTTCGGCGCGCACAGCGTGACGCGTGCCGACGCGCACGCGCCGAAGGCGACGCCGACGGGGCAGGTGAAGCGCGGCGAGGACGAGTGACGGCCGGCGACGGAGACCCCGTCGCGGACGCTCCGCCGGGAGCGCCATGGCGACACGGTGGCCACCATGTGCAGTGCGCGGTGTCCAGCCGCGATGCGTACGCGCCGCATCGGCCGAAGGTCGTATGGCAAGCTCGCAGCCAAGCATGTCATGATCGTCGGGATGAGACGTCCGGGGGCCTCCGTCGTTGCACTCGTGCCGTGCGTGCTGTGGCTTCTCGTCGGGGTCGTGCCCGCGGCGGCCGTGCCGGTGTACGGCTGGCGCGACGTGCGGACGACCGTGGGTTCGATGAGCATGCGAACGACGGCGGGGGCGTCGTCGCCATCGGGGCCGTCGGGGATGGATCCCCGGGGACCGTCTCGTTGTACGCGCTGGGCTCGCTCGCACCGCTTGCCGTCGCCACGTCGGGGGCCGTGGAGGGCTGGGACGGGTTCGGTGCGTCCCTCGCCGCCGTTCGCCGCGAGCTCGCCGTGGGCGCTCCGGGCCTCGGCGAGGTGCACGTGATCGATCGCCGTGGGGCGACGCGACGGCGTCTCGCGTTTCCCCCTGCGGCGCTCGGCGCGGACGTGTCGCTCGCGGCGTTCGGACGGTCCGTCGCCTCCACCCTCGGGATCGTCTTCGTGGCGTCGCAGTCCACGTGGAGTCCCATGGGCCGCGTGTCCGCCCGGCTGTGGGCCTTCGATGCGCGTACCGGCGCGTTGCGCTGGCAGGCCGAGCTGCCCACCGGCTCCTTCGGACGCTATCCGCTCGCGGCCGGCGGGCGGGTGGTCGCCGTTGCGGTGGGAAA from bacterium harbors:
- a CDS encoding MOSC N-terminal beta barrel domain-containing protein, translated to MERIGSVKELWRYPVKSMGGEQIAATVVGPQGLPGDRGWAVRDEVKGEIRGAKKLPGLLRCTARYPIEPDATHVPPAEITFPDGARLRSNDPEAAVRLTSLVGRRVTLWPRQPADHTDFYRRAEPDNPDIMAELRQVFGRTEDEPIPDITAFPAELMEFTSPLGTFFDAFPIHLLSTAALAALGPAEVFDRRRFRPNFFVQSTPDLQGLVEHGLAGRRLRIGGLVLHGEMPTARCVMTTLEQPGLAKNPGVLRTIVRDAAQCLGLYATVVTPGRVAVGDAVEVE
- the dinB gene encoding DNA polymerase IV; translated protein: MDAFYAAVEQRDHSELRGRPVIVGGGSVRGVVAACSYEARVFGVRSAMPAVQARKLCPDAVFVRGDMAKYRRIGAQVRRLFEEVSPLVEPLSIDEAFIDATGSVALLGPPRTIAERLRARVRAETGLAVSVGIGPGKMVAKIASDLAKPDGLLEVPAAAVAAFLGPLPVARLFGVGAVMQAALARAGIATIGDLARADAVRLAARIGPMAEALVALARGDDTRVVEADRAAKSYGEEGTFERDVRDDRLARGAIIAHAEAVARRLRHDGVRAGTVVLKVKLATPLGGGRFPLFTRQTALDEPSDDGKVLSDAALALWTRHRPHEAVRLLGVTGAGIVGAVSAGQLGLFPDPTRRRRAALNGALDRLADRFGAHSVTRADAHAPKATPTGQVKRGEDE
- a CDS encoding PQQ-binding-like beta-propeller repeat protein, whose translation is MEGWDGFGASLAAVRRELAVGAPGLGEVHVIDRRGATRRRLAFPPAALGADVSLAAFGRSVASTLGIVFVASQSTWSPMGRVSARLWAFDARTGALRWQAELPTGSFGRYPLAAGGRVVAVAVGKEAARKVLLLDARTGAGLGAIEPPAGVRGVFGFSIHLERARLVVGALGDGGRAAPTSSGCPAERRCEPTRSPPSEERARSSAMRWLSRAGGSWWAPRSTGPRGRQRSGPSMSSSVGAAR